GTCCAACTTTTGGACGTTATCCATTATTTCATATTCTTCGGGAGCAATTTTCGGGAATTTAAGTAAGCCTTGCAGTAAATATGCCCGAAAACGTCTAATTATTGGACACTCGCTTGCAGAGGAAAGCAAAAACGAATATCTTTACCCCCAAACTTAAAGCATGGTTCAACCTGATAGCTACCCCCAATCTTAGATATGGAAAACGGAACTATTTTAATAGTAGATGATAATAAAAGCGTGCTAGCTTCACTGGAGTTATTGCTCGAGAATGAGTTCGGTACAGTTCGCACCGCCGCCAATCCCAATCAAATCACCACGTTACTGACTACCACCTCTATCGACGTCGTTATCCTTGACATGAATTTCTCTGCCGGCATAAACAATGGCAATGAAGGGCTGTACTGGTTAAAACAAATCCACGAAATCCGCCCATCTTTGCCGGTGGTTATGCTGACTGCTTACGGAGACGTTGAATTGGCGGTAAAAGCACTAAAAAACGGGGCTACTGATTTTTTACTCAAACCTTGGGATAATCAGATTCTGATTCGGAAGATAAAGGAGGCTTATAAAAGTAACAACAGCAAAGCCAAAAGCGCTTCAAAGGCAACCGGCAAACAGGGGGATACCGAGAAACCGAGCAAACCGGAAATGTTGATCGGCCACTCTCCCGCAATGCTCCAGTTGATTAAAGTGGTCACGAAAGTAGCCAAAACCGACGCCAACATCCTGATCACAGGAGAGAACGGAACAGGAAAAGAGATGTTAGCCAAAGAGATACATCGTTTATCTCCCCGAAATTCCCGTCAAATGCTTGGCATTGATATGGGCGCTATCAGTGAATCACTCTTCGAAAGTGAACTGTTCGGACACGAACGCGGAGCGTTTACCGACGCATACGAAAGTCGCCCGGGAAAATTCGAAGCGGCCAACGGCAGTTCCCTCTTTATGGACGAAATCGGAAACCTTTCCATTGCACTGCAAGCCAAACTATTGACTGTACTACAGAACCGGAATGTCACCCGAATCGGAAGTAACAAAGTGATTCCCGTTGATATCCGGCTGATCTCTGCTACCAATAAAGATATTCCGGAAATGGTAAAGCAAGGACTGTTTCGGGAAGATTTGTTCTACCGTATCAACACCATTCATCTGGAAATCCCTCCTTTAAGGGAACGGGGAGACGATATCCTATTATTCATAGATACTTTCCTCCGTCGTTTTACTTCCAAATATCAACGGCCGGACATACGGATGCACGAGCAAACGATTGAGAAACTACGCTCCTATCACTGGCCGGGCAATATCCGCGAACTGCAACACGCCATCGAAAAAGCGGTGATCTTATGCGAAGGCAACGTGATACGCCCCAAAGATATTCTGGTAAAGCAAAGCTGGAAACCTCAGACGGCAAGTGTCGTCCCCAATCTGGAGGAAGTAGAACGGCAAGCCATCGAAACAGCAATCCTCCAAAACAATGGAAATCTGACAGCCGCCGCCGAACAATTAGGCATCAGCCGACAAACTCTCTATAATAAACTGAAACGATTCAAACCCTGAACAAGATGATATTCAGTCGACATATCTATTGGACCATATTGCTTCGTATCCTGCTCATCCTCGCAACTTCGGGAACAGGGCTGTGGCTCATCATCTCCCAACGTGGCATCATCATCGGTATGTTACTAATCATCTGCTCCTTGTTTCAAATCGGCGGAATAGTCACTTATCTCAATAACATCAACCGGAAACTCCGGCTTTTCTTTGATGCCATCGAGGACAGAGATAATACATTCAGCTACCCCGAGCAAGGAATAAACGAAGAGCAACAACAGCTGAACCGTTCACTGAACCGGATCAACGCCCTATTGGCACAAACCAAAATGGACTACCAGAAACAGGAACATTTCTACCGGTCTCTGCTGGAGAAAGTACCCAACGGAATCATAGCCTGGAACAACTCCAAGAAAATAATCTTCGTCAACAACACAGCGTTGACCTTACTAAACATCGAATCACTGACTCTATATTCCCAACTGGAAAATATCCTGCAGAATGAGAAGAACAGAAAAAGACTCAGCCTCTCCCAAAGTCAGATGAAACTACAAGACGAAACAATCACCTTGCTTTCCATACAAGACATTGACGACCGGCTCAACGAAAACGAAAGTGAATCATGGAGCAAACTCAGTCATGTCCTGACTCATGAGATCATGAACACGATCGCTCCCATTATCTCACTGTCTCAGACACTGGCTTCCTATCCGGAAATCAGCGAGAAAGGAATCCGCGGGCTTCACATTATTCAGGCGCAAAGCGAACGGCTGATGGAATTTACCGAATCTTTCCGGCATCTGTCCTATCTTCCGCAGCCCGAAAAGCGTCTCTTTTCCCTATCCGACTTATTACACAATCTGGAGGAACTGCTTCAAACCAATTTTCAAGAAAACAATATCTCCTTTACACTCCGGTGCTCCCCCGAACCGATGATGACCGAAGGAGACGAAAAGCAACTGTCACAAGTGTTTCTCAATCTGTTGAAAAACGCCATGCAGGCATTGGAGGGGCATCCGCATGGAGAGCTTTCCCTGCAAGCAGAACAAGACGAATATATAGTCATAGACATCACCGACAATGGTCCCGGTATTCCTCCCGAAATTATGGACAAAGTATTCATCCCCTTTTTTACGACTAAATCAGAAGGTACAGGCATCGGACTGAGCCTGTGCAAAGAAATTATCCGCCGCCACGAAGGGCATTTGGCTATCAAAGAAAGCAGAGCCGGAAAAACGGTTTTTCATATTGA
This sequence is a window from Bacteroides thetaiotaomicron VPI-5482. Protein-coding genes within it:
- a CDS encoding sigma-54-dependent transcriptional regulator, coding for MENGTILIVDDNKSVLASLELLLENEFGTVRTAANPNQITTLLTTTSIDVVILDMNFSAGINNGNEGLYWLKQIHEIRPSLPVVMLTAYGDVELAVKALKNGATDFLLKPWDNQILIRKIKEAYKSNNSKAKSASKATGKQGDTEKPSKPEMLIGHSPAMLQLIKVVTKVAKTDANILITGENGTGKEMLAKEIHRLSPRNSRQMLGIDMGAISESLFESELFGHERGAFTDAYESRPGKFEAANGSSLFMDEIGNLSIALQAKLLTVLQNRNVTRIGSNKVIPVDIRLISATNKDIPEMVKQGLFREDLFYRINTIHLEIPPLRERGDDILLFIDTFLRRFTSKYQRPDIRMHEQTIEKLRSYHWPGNIRELQHAIEKAVILCEGNVIRPKDILVKQSWKPQTASVVPNLEEVERQAIETAILQNNGNLTAAAEQLGISRQTLYNKLKRFKP
- a CDS encoding sensor histidine kinase yields the protein MIFSRHIYWTILLRILLILATSGTGLWLIISQRGIIIGMLLIICSLFQIGGIVTYLNNINRKLRLFFDAIEDRDNTFSYPEQGINEEQQQLNRSLNRINALLAQTKMDYQKQEHFYRSLLEKVPNGIIAWNNSKKIIFVNNTALTLLNIESLTLYSQLENILQNEKNRKRLSLSQSQMKLQDETITLLSIQDIDDRLNENESESWSKLSHVLTHEIMNTIAPIISLSQTLASYPEISEKGIRGLHIIQAQSERLMEFTESFRHLSYLPQPEKRLFSLSDLLHNLEELLQTNFQENNISFTLRCSPEPMMTEGDEKQLSQVFLNLLKNAMQALEGHPHGELSLQAEQDEYIVIDITDNGPGIPPEIMDKVFIPFFTTKSEGTGIGLSLCKEIIRRHEGHLAIKESRAGKTVFHIELP